In a single window of the Vespa crabro chromosome 18, iyVesCrab1.2, whole genome shotgun sequence genome:
- the LOC124430297 gene encoding phosphatidylinositol N-acetylglucosaminyltransferase subunit A isoform X3 — protein MTNGLKVYYIPVKVFYNQCILPTMICSIPLIRYILIREEIEIIHGHSAFSALAHEGMLIGRLMGLKTVFTDHSLFGFADASAILTNKFLEISLADCNHCICVSHIGKENTVLRAKVHKEKVSVIPNAVDTMLFTPDINKRNNDFITIVVVSRLVYRKGVDLLAHVIPEICSRHKNVNFLIGGDGPKRWLIEEIRERNLLQHRVTLLGSLEHAQVKHVLNKGHIFLNTSLTEAYCMAIVEAASCGLQVVSTKVGGIPEVLPPDLIYLVEPTVSDLIKGLEQAMSDYMKGNISHPFDVHRRISLFYNWFNISKRTEIVYNLVSNEAKKNLGQQLTSYIQSGVLPYLLVVSLCYIILKILEYMVPRKYIDIVKDYKEKHIASSKERK, from the exons ATGACCAATGGATTAAAG gtatattatattccagtcaaagtattttataatcaatgtATCTTGCCAACGATGATATGTTCTATTCCTCTAATtcgatatatacttattagagaagaaatagagataatacaCGGACATTCTGCATTTTCTGCTTTAGCGCACGAAGGAATGTTAATTGGCAGATTAATGGGATTAAAG acaGTATTCACAGATCATTCATTGTTTGGATTTGCAGATGCATCTGctattttaacaaataaatttttagaaatttctttagCAGATTGTAATCATTGTATATGCGTATCGcatataggaaaagaaaatactgtTTTGCGAGCAAAAgttcataaagaaaaagtatctgTTATTCCAAATGCTGTGGATACCATGCTTTTTACACCAGATATTAACAAACGTAATAATGATTTCA TTACTATAGTAGTAGTATCACGATTAGTATACCGAAAAGGTGTAGATCTCCTAGCTCATGTAATACCTGAAATATGTTCGCGACATAAAAATGTAAACTTCTTAATTGGAGGGGATGGTCCAAAACGATGGCTTATAGAAGAAatacgagaaagaaatttattacagCACAGGGTTACATTGCTTGGAAGTTTGGAACATGCTCAGGTCAAACATGTTTTAAATAAAggtcatatttttttaaatactagTCTCACAGAAGCTTATTGTATGGCAATTGTTGAAGCTGCCTCTTGTgg tttacAAGTTGTATCTACTAAAGTCGGAGGAATACCTGAAGTATTACCTCCAGATTTGATTTACTTGGTGGAACCAACAGTATCAGATCTTATTAAAGGATTAGAACAAGCTATGTCTGACTATATGAAAGGAAATATAAGTCATCCATTTGATGTGCATAGAAGAAtaagtttattttataattggtTCAACATCAGTAAAAGAACTGAAATTGTTTACAACTTAGTCTCAAAtgaagcaaagaaaaatttagGTCAACAATTAACAAGCTATATTCAGAGTGGTGTATTACCATATCTGTTAGTTGTATCActgtgttatattatattaaaaattttagaaTATATGGTTCCTAGAAAG TATATTGACATTGTAaaggattataaagaaaaacatatagCATCGtcaaaggagagaaaatag
- the LOC124430297 gene encoding phosphatidylinositol N-acetylglucosaminyltransferase subunit A isoform X2: MHERGHKVVILTHSYKDRIGIRYMTNGLKVYYIPVKVFYNQCILPTMICSIPLIRYILIREEIEIIHGHSAFSALAHEGMLIGRLMGLKTVFTDHSLFGFADASAILTNKFLEISLADCNHCICVSHIGKENTVLRAKVHKEKVSVIPNAVDTMLFTPDINKRNNDFITIVVVSRLVYRKGVDLLAHVIPEICSRHKNVNFLIGGDGPKRWLIEEIRERNLLQHRVTLLGSLEHAQVKHVLNKGHIFLNTSLTEAYCMAIVEAASCGLQVVSTKVGGIPEVLPPDLIYLVEPTVSDLIKGLEQAMSDYMKGNISHPFDVHRRISLFYNWFNISKRTEIVYNLVSNEAKKNLGQQLTSYIQSGVLPYLLVVSLCYIILKILEYMVPRKYIDIVKDYKEKHIASSKERK, from the exons ATG CATG AACGAGGACATAAGGTTGTGATATTAACACATTCGTACAAAGATCGAATTGGGATACGTTATATGACCAATGGATTAAAG gtatattatattccagtcaaagtattttataatcaatgtATCTTGCCAACGATGATATGTTCTATTCCTCTAATtcgatatatacttattagagaagaaatagagataatacaCGGACATTCTGCATTTTCTGCTTTAGCGCACGAAGGAATGTTAATTGGCAGATTAATGGGATTAAAG acaGTATTCACAGATCATTCATTGTTTGGATTTGCAGATGCATCTGctattttaacaaataaatttttagaaatttctttagCAGATTGTAATCATTGTATATGCGTATCGcatataggaaaagaaaatactgtTTTGCGAGCAAAAgttcataaagaaaaagtatctgTTATTCCAAATGCTGTGGATACCATGCTTTTTACACCAGATATTAACAAACGTAATAATGATTTCA TTACTATAGTAGTAGTATCACGATTAGTATACCGAAAAGGTGTAGATCTCCTAGCTCATGTAATACCTGAAATATGTTCGCGACATAAAAATGTAAACTTCTTAATTGGAGGGGATGGTCCAAAACGATGGCTTATAGAAGAAatacgagaaagaaatttattacagCACAGGGTTACATTGCTTGGAAGTTTGGAACATGCTCAGGTCAAACATGTTTTAAATAAAggtcatatttttttaaatactagTCTCACAGAAGCTTATTGTATGGCAATTGTTGAAGCTGCCTCTTGTgg tttacAAGTTGTATCTACTAAAGTCGGAGGAATACCTGAAGTATTACCTCCAGATTTGATTTACTTGGTGGAACCAACAGTATCAGATCTTATTAAAGGATTAGAACAAGCTATGTCTGACTATATGAAAGGAAATATAAGTCATCCATTTGATGTGCATAGAAGAAtaagtttattttataattggtTCAACATCAGTAAAAGAACTGAAATTGTTTACAACTTAGTCTCAAAtgaagcaaagaaaaatttagGTCAACAATTAACAAGCTATATTCAGAGTGGTGTATTACCATATCTGTTAGTTGTATCActgtgttatattatattaaaaattttagaaTATATGGTTCCTAGAAAG TATATTGACATTGTAaaggattataaagaaaaacatatagCATCGtcaaaggagagaaaatag
- the LOC124430297 gene encoding phosphatidylinositol N-acetylglucosaminyltransferase subunit A isoform X4 translates to MICSIPLIRYILIREEIEIIHGHSAFSALAHEGMLIGRLMGLKTVFTDHSLFGFADASAILTNKFLEISLADCNHCICVSHIGKENTVLRAKVHKEKVSVIPNAVDTMLFTPDINKRNNDFITIVVVSRLVYRKGVDLLAHVIPEICSRHKNVNFLIGGDGPKRWLIEEIRERNLLQHRVTLLGSLEHAQVKHVLNKGHIFLNTSLTEAYCMAIVEAASCGLQVVSTKVGGIPEVLPPDLIYLVEPTVSDLIKGLEQAMSDYMKGNISHPFDVHRRISLFYNWFNISKRTEIVYNLVSNEAKKNLGQQLTSYIQSGVLPYLLVVSLCYIILKILEYMVPRKYIDIVKDYKEKHIASSKERK, encoded by the exons ATGATATGTTCTATTCCTCTAATtcgatatatacttattagagaagaaatagagataatacaCGGACATTCTGCATTTTCTGCTTTAGCGCACGAAGGAATGTTAATTGGCAGATTAATGGGATTAAAG acaGTATTCACAGATCATTCATTGTTTGGATTTGCAGATGCATCTGctattttaacaaataaatttttagaaatttctttagCAGATTGTAATCATTGTATATGCGTATCGcatataggaaaagaaaatactgtTTTGCGAGCAAAAgttcataaagaaaaagtatctgTTATTCCAAATGCTGTGGATACCATGCTTTTTACACCAGATATTAACAAACGTAATAATGATTTCA TTACTATAGTAGTAGTATCACGATTAGTATACCGAAAAGGTGTAGATCTCCTAGCTCATGTAATACCTGAAATATGTTCGCGACATAAAAATGTAAACTTCTTAATTGGAGGGGATGGTCCAAAACGATGGCTTATAGAAGAAatacgagaaagaaatttattacagCACAGGGTTACATTGCTTGGAAGTTTGGAACATGCTCAGGTCAAACATGTTTTAAATAAAggtcatatttttttaaatactagTCTCACAGAAGCTTATTGTATGGCAATTGTTGAAGCTGCCTCTTGTgg tttacAAGTTGTATCTACTAAAGTCGGAGGAATACCTGAAGTATTACCTCCAGATTTGATTTACTTGGTGGAACCAACAGTATCAGATCTTATTAAAGGATTAGAACAAGCTATGTCTGACTATATGAAAGGAAATATAAGTCATCCATTTGATGTGCATAGAAGAAtaagtttattttataattggtTCAACATCAGTAAAAGAACTGAAATTGTTTACAACTTAGTCTCAAAtgaagcaaagaaaaatttagGTCAACAATTAACAAGCTATATTCAGAGTGGTGTATTACCATATCTGTTAGTTGTATCActgtgttatattatattaaaaattttagaaTATATGGTTCCTAGAAAG TATATTGACATTGTAaaggattataaagaaaaacatatagCATCGtcaaaggagagaaaatag
- the LOC124430457 gene encoding histone-lysine N-methyltransferase SETMAR-like, whose protein sequence is MSMFFLEKDSSYISDKLASFYYARTLRCVVLKHFKQRKGEPAQSLQYVTTFLLQFFLSKLSRREMEISASLSRHFVKYNATFILKLFFAIWGEMASQIPEEHIRHCMLFEFRKCSNATVATKNIYDAYPSALNVRKCQRWFFKFRSGNFDLSDSYRSGRPITLNNDMLRAEVEANPCQTIEELSNTLNQPWSTIQEHLQQIGKISRADVWVPHNLSEENKANRSITCNVLLQRHHTEPFFDRLITGDEKWVLYDKLKRKRQWLSPNESPRMLKPGQTVNADLYCEQWDRVNQSLIEKLHCARRTLEKINELGWEVLPHPPYSPDIASSDFHLFRSLQHFLSGKKFENLDDV, encoded by the exons ATGAGTAtgtttttcttagaaaaagaTTCTTCGTATATTAGTGATAAGTTGGCTTCT ttttattatGCGCGCACATTAAGATGTGTCGTATTGAAACATTTTAAACAAAGAAAGGGTGAACCAGCACAGTCTTTACAATATGTCACGACTTTTTTGCTACAGTT TTTTCTCAGCAAGCTTTCACGTAGAGAAATGGAAATTTCAGCATCTTTATCACGACATTTTGTTAAATACAATGCAACTTTCATTCTGAA acttttttttgcaatttgGGGTGAAATGGCCAGCCAAATACCAGAAGAGCATATCCGGCATTGTATGCTTTTTGAGTTTCGCAAATGTAGTAACGCAACAGTTGCAACCAAAAACATTTACGATGCTTATCCAAGTGCATTAAACGTTCGTAAATGCCAAAGATGGTTCTTTAAGTTCAGATCCGGTAATTTTGATCTCTCTGACTCTTATCGATCAGGAAGACCAATAACATTAAACAACGACATGCTAAGGGCAGAAGTGGAAGCAAATCCATGTCAGACAATCGAGGAACTCTCAAACACCCTTAACCAACCTTGGTCGACCATCCAAGAACATTTGCAACAGATTGGAAAAATAAGCAGAGCAGATGTTTGGGTCCCCCATAATCTGTCTGAAGAGAACAAAGCTAACCGATCCATCACATGCAACGTATTGCTTCAACGGCACCATACAGAACCGTTTTTTGATCGCTTGATCACTGGAGATGAAAAATGGGTCCTATATGATAAACTAAAACGCAAAAGGCAGTGGCTCTCTCCAAATGAATCACCACGAA TGCTGAAACCTGGACAAACTGTTAATGCAGATCTTTATTGTGAACAATGGGATCGAGTGAACCAATCTTTAATCGAAAA ACTGCACTGTGCAAGACGAACCttggaaaaaattaatgaattggGGTGGGAGGTACTGCCTCACCCACCATACTCGCCCGATATCGCATCCTCGGATTTCCATTTATTCCGATCGCTACAACATTTTCTTAGTGgcaaaaaatttgaaaatttggaTGATGTCTAA
- the LOC124430297 gene encoding phosphatidylinositol N-acetylglucosaminyltransferase subunit A isoform X1, whose translation MMMNLQHKICMVSDFFYPNMGGVEEHIFNLSQCLLERGHKVVILTHSYKDRIGIRYMTNGLKVYYIPVKVFYNQCILPTMICSIPLIRYILIREEIEIIHGHSAFSALAHEGMLIGRLMGLKTVFTDHSLFGFADASAILTNKFLEISLADCNHCICVSHIGKENTVLRAKVHKEKVSVIPNAVDTMLFTPDINKRNNDFITIVVVSRLVYRKGVDLLAHVIPEICSRHKNVNFLIGGDGPKRWLIEEIRERNLLQHRVTLLGSLEHAQVKHVLNKGHIFLNTSLTEAYCMAIVEAASCGLQVVSTKVGGIPEVLPPDLIYLVEPTVSDLIKGLEQAMSDYMKGNISHPFDVHRRISLFYNWFNISKRTEIVYNLVSNEAKKNLGQQLTSYIQSGVLPYLLVVSLCYIILKILEYMVPRKYIDIVKDYKEKHIASSKERK comes from the exons ATGATGATGAACTTACAACATAAAATATG CATGGTATCTGACTTTTTTTATCCCAATATGGGTGGCGTTGAAGagcatatatttaatttgtcaCAATGTTTATTAGAACGAGGACATAAGGTTGTGATATTAACACATTCGTACAAAGATCGAATTGGGATACGTTATATGACCAATGGATTAAAG gtatattatattccagtcaaagtattttataatcaatgtATCTTGCCAACGATGATATGTTCTATTCCTCTAATtcgatatatacttattagagaagaaatagagataatacaCGGACATTCTGCATTTTCTGCTTTAGCGCACGAAGGAATGTTAATTGGCAGATTAATGGGATTAAAG acaGTATTCACAGATCATTCATTGTTTGGATTTGCAGATGCATCTGctattttaacaaataaatttttagaaatttctttagCAGATTGTAATCATTGTATATGCGTATCGcatataggaaaagaaaatactgtTTTGCGAGCAAAAgttcataaagaaaaagtatctgTTATTCCAAATGCTGTGGATACCATGCTTTTTACACCAGATATTAACAAACGTAATAATGATTTCA TTACTATAGTAGTAGTATCACGATTAGTATACCGAAAAGGTGTAGATCTCCTAGCTCATGTAATACCTGAAATATGTTCGCGACATAAAAATGTAAACTTCTTAATTGGAGGGGATGGTCCAAAACGATGGCTTATAGAAGAAatacgagaaagaaatttattacagCACAGGGTTACATTGCTTGGAAGTTTGGAACATGCTCAGGTCAAACATGTTTTAAATAAAggtcatatttttttaaatactagTCTCACAGAAGCTTATTGTATGGCAATTGTTGAAGCTGCCTCTTGTgg tttacAAGTTGTATCTACTAAAGTCGGAGGAATACCTGAAGTATTACCTCCAGATTTGATTTACTTGGTGGAACCAACAGTATCAGATCTTATTAAAGGATTAGAACAAGCTATGTCTGACTATATGAAAGGAAATATAAGTCATCCATTTGATGTGCATAGAAGAAtaagtttattttataattggtTCAACATCAGTAAAAGAACTGAAATTGTTTACAACTTAGTCTCAAAtgaagcaaagaaaaatttagGTCAACAATTAACAAGCTATATTCAGAGTGGTGTATTACCATATCTGTTAGTTGTATCActgtgttatattatattaaaaattttagaaTATATGGTTCCTAGAAAG TATATTGACATTGTAaaggattataaagaaaaacatatagCATCGtcaaaggagagaaaatag